A genomic stretch from Halorubrum salinarum includes:
- a CDS encoding disulfide oxidoreductase, protein MRPCVLGWYQRILMNPLVIVLGVTAIRSHLSVWWTNIHLSVPSRVFSTYHPMVQAATTSCSYKSPCAAVR, encoded by the coding sequence CTGCGACCATGTGTCCTCGGTTGGTACCAACGAATTCTGATGAACCCACTAGTAATCGTCCTAGGTGTTACAGCAATCAGGTCTCATCTGTCAGTTTGGTGGACTAACATTCACTTATCGGTTCCTAGTAGAGTGTTCTCAACGTATCACCCGATGGTACAGGCGGCGACAACCTCCTGCTCATACAAATCACCGTGCGCCGCTGTACGATGA
- a CDS encoding CPBP family intramembrane glutamic endopeptidase has protein sequence MTTILLQGVTFGGLSILYLRFRGLNYTFVSLSIPDRRDIAVTIGGIGTLLSLLVVSSRITSALGLESAENQVVTIGQQNPTAFLVLIPLSFLLVGPGEELLYRGLVQGTLRETLHPTRAIVLASILFASIHLFSLSGEGKLVYVGIAFILALVLGATYEYTDNLTVPAVIHGAYNAIQFTIAYLTATGGV, from the coding sequence ATGACCACGATCTTGTTACAAGGAGTAACATTCGGAGGGCTCTCAATCCTCTATCTCAGATTCCGCGGTCTCAACTACACATTCGTTTCGCTTTCGATTCCGGACCGCCGGGATATTGCTGTGACTATCGGAGGAATAGGTACGCTTCTCAGCCTACTCGTTGTCTCATCACGCATCACTTCCGCACTTGGACTGGAATCTGCAGAAAATCAGGTAGTAACGATTGGTCAACAGAATCCAACAGCCTTTCTGGTTCTAATTCCTCTATCGTTTTTGTTAGTTGGTCCGGGCGAAGAGCTCCTATACCGAGGATTGGTTCAGGGGACACTTCGAGAAACACTACATCCAACCCGTGCAATCGTTCTTGCAAGCATCCTCTTCGCGTCGATCCATCTCTTTTCGTTGAGCGGGGAAGGGAAACTCGTGTACGTCGGTATCGCATTCATTCTCGCCTTGGTACTCGGTGCGACCTACGAATACACCGATAACCTCACTGTTCCGGCCGTGATTCATGGTGCGTATAATGCGATACAATTTACCATCGCATATCTAACAGCTACTGGCGGCGTGTAA